One Xenopus tropicalis strain Nigerian chromosome 8, UCB_Xtro_10.0, whole genome shotgun sequence genomic window carries:
- the s100a1 gene encoding protein S100-A1, with product MSSKLVQAIETLISVFHTYSGREGDKCKLSKREMRDLIQNELAEYLETQKDAMPVDKIMSELDENGDGEVDFQEFVILVASLTVACNSFFNQEN from the exons ATGAGTTCTAAACTGGTACAGGCTATAGAGACGCTGATCTCCGTCTTCCACACCTACTCCGGACGGGAAGGAGACAAGTGCAAACTGAgcaaaagggaaatgagggacctGATACAGAACGAGCTTGCAGAGTATCTCGAG ACCCAGAAAGATGCCATGCCCGTGGACAAGATCATGAGCGAGTTAGACGAGAACGGAGACGGCGAGGTGGACTTCCAAGAATTTGTGATCCTGGTGGCGTCCCTGACCGTGGCGTGTAATTCTTTCTTCAACCAGGAAAACTGA